A DNA window from Jaculus jaculus isolate mJacJac1 chromosome 1, mJacJac1.mat.Y.cur, whole genome shotgun sequence contains the following coding sequences:
- the LOC123457691 gene encoding mitochondrial import receptor subunit TOM5 homolog: protein MFRIKGLAPKLDPEEMKSKMREDVLSSIRNFLIYVALLQVTSPFILKKLDSI from the exons ATGTTCCGGATCAAAGGCCTCGCTCCAAAGCTGGACCCGGAGGAGATGAAAAGCAAGATGCGTGAGGATGTGCTCTCCTCCATACGGAATTTCCTCATCTACGTGGCCCTGCTGCAAGTCA CTTCTCCATTTATCTTGAAGAAATTGGACAGCATATGA